One segment of Thermococcus sp. AM4 DNA contains the following:
- a CDS encoding ATP-binding protein produces MSRQKFINRRRELEFLERAYNSDRAEFLVIYGRRRIGKTELLLHFARDKPHVYFLATEKPYHDNLRELQRLLAEFLGDTLFERISFEEIDELLMAFAERIGDKRVILIIDEFPLLAEHHRPVLSLLQRAWDLKLSKTKIMLVLCGSSVSAMESEVLAYKSPLYGRRTGQWRLTEIPFFHIGEFLPGYTVEDLVKVWGVTGGIPAYLLQFSPEKNFDENVVERVLSKGSFLYEEAEFLLREELREPANYFAILQAVASGRSRFGEIVNATGLDKSLVSKYLAVLQRLGVVEREVPVTATVKEASKRGLYSIADSYFAFWFRYVLPNKSYLEAGLAEEVWKRSAGDFNLYLGSVFERLVRDPEVFLKLTGFRFTKIGRWWRKSEEIDLIALNEREKKGLFVEVKWKDLSEREARGILKDLKRKAELVGLDGWKKSYGLVAKRVEGKGELRKEGWFIWDLRDFQGLLSQQPQRRQDRYRHAEKPAED; encoded by the coding sequence ATGAGTAGACAAAAGTTCATAAACAGAAGGCGCGAACTGGAGTTTCTTGAGAGGGCCTACAACAGCGATAGGGCCGAATTCCTTGTAATCTACGGCCGGCGAAGAATCGGCAAGACCGAGTTGCTCCTTCACTTCGCAAGGGATAAGCCTCACGTCTACTTTCTCGCAACGGAGAAACCATACCATGATAACCTGAGGGAGCTTCAGAGACTTCTGGCCGAGTTTTTAGGGGATACGCTCTTTGAGAGGATTTCCTTTGAGGAAATCGATGAACTCTTAATGGCCTTCGCCGAGAGGATAGGCGATAAAAGGGTGATCCTGATAATCGACGAGTTCCCACTGCTGGCCGAGCACCACCGCCCGGTCCTCTCGCTCCTCCAGAGGGCTTGGGATTTAAAGCTCTCGAAGACGAAGATAATGCTCGTCCTCTGCGGTTCAAGCGTCTCGGCGATGGAAAGCGAGGTTCTGGCCTACAAGAGCCCGCTCTACGGGAGGAGAACGGGCCAGTGGCGTTTGACCGAGATTCCCTTCTTCCACATCGGGGAGTTTCTGCCCGGCTACACCGTTGAAGACCTCGTGAAGGTCTGGGGCGTTACTGGAGGTATCCCGGCTTACCTGCTCCAGTTCAGCCCGGAGAAAAACTTTGACGAGAACGTAGTTGAGAGGGTGCTCTCGAAGGGTTCCTTCCTCTACGAGGAGGCGGAGTTCCTTCTCAGGGAAGAACTACGCGAACCGGCGAACTACTTCGCGATACTGCAGGCGGTAGCGAGCGGAAGGAGCAGGTTCGGGGAGATAGTGAACGCTACTGGCCTCGACAAGAGTCTCGTGTCCAAGTATTTAGCCGTTCTCCAGAGGCTCGGTGTGGTTGAGCGCGAAGTGCCGGTTACGGCGACCGTGAAAGAGGCAAGCAAGAGGGGCCTCTACTCGATAGCCGACAGCTACTTCGCCTTCTGGTTCCGCTACGTTCTGCCGAACAAGAGTTACCTTGAAGCGGGCCTTGCGGAGGAGGTCTGGAAACGCTCGGCGGGGGACTTTAACCTCTACCTCGGCTCGGTCTTCGAAAGGCTGGTAAGGGATCCGGAGGTGTTTCTTAAGCTGACGGGCTTCCGCTTTACAAAAATCGGCAGGTGGTGGCGTAAGAGTGAGGAAATTGACCTCATAGCGCTGAACGAGCGGGAGAAGAAGGGGCTCTTCGTTGAGGTGAAGTGGAAGGATTTGAGTGAAAGGGAAGCTCGGGGGATTTTGAAAGATTTAAAGAGAAAGGCCGAGCTTGTGGGGCTTGATGGCTGGAAGAAGAGCTACGGGCTGGTTGCCAAGAGAGTTGAAGGAAAAGGGGAGCTGAGGAAAGAAGGCTGGTTTATATGGGACCTGAGAGATTTCCAGGGGTTGCTATCCCAACAGCCCCAGCGCCGGCAGGACCGTTATCGCCATGCTGAGAAGCCCGCCGAGGATTAA
- a CDS encoding TldD/PmbA family protein has translation MFELNEFILKKAEELGFGDVVVLSYETNRRQVRFANNEITVAKHWHERKVELFVEKDKRIASTTVTELSEENVERVLKTLKKNIENLSPKEDYYGIAEGPFQYKDIPETFDKAIVELDEPNDYVEIAINTALSEGAKRVAGVLYTDHNRLYLTTSNGVEAFDEGTGIEISVRAFVGDLESGHGTCSARVLKKFDPELAGRKAGEIAHMAKDPVQGPEGRFDVIFDPLAFANLLSYMGFMLSAYAAEAGFSFLAGKLGQKVASELVTLKDVGNLPNGYGTRKFDDEGVPTRETTVIENGTFKTFLLNTSLAKKYGTETTANAGLIMPRPWNLVLEPGDYSKAELFSEVKRGIYITNVWYTRFQNYVTGDFSTIPRDGIFLIENGEFKPIRNIRVSDNLQRILSNVVAIGNEPFQVHWWEVSRPVITPYVLVKDVGITRATK, from the coding sequence ATGTTCGAGCTTAACGAGTTCATACTCAAGAAGGCCGAAGAGCTGGGCTTCGGCGACGTCGTCGTTCTGAGCTATGAAACGAACAGAAGACAGGTGCGCTTTGCGAACAACGAGATAACGGTCGCCAAGCACTGGCACGAGAGGAAGGTTGAACTCTTCGTGGAGAAGGACAAGAGGATAGCGAGCACAACGGTAACCGAGCTGAGCGAGGAGAACGTCGAGCGGGTTCTGAAGACCCTCAAGAAGAACATCGAGAACCTCTCGCCCAAGGAGGACTACTACGGCATCGCCGAGGGGCCGTTCCAGTATAAAGACATCCCAGAGACCTTTGATAAGGCGATAGTTGAGCTCGACGAGCCGAACGACTACGTCGAGATTGCCATAAACACCGCCCTGAGCGAAGGTGCCAAGCGCGTGGCAGGGGTTCTCTACACCGACCACAACAGGCTTTACCTGACCACGAGCAACGGGGTGGAGGCCTTCGACGAGGGCACGGGGATAGAGATAAGCGTTCGCGCTTTTGTGGGCGACCTTGAGAGCGGACATGGAACCTGCTCCGCGAGGGTTCTCAAGAAGTTCGACCCCGAGCTTGCCGGAAGGAAGGCCGGCGAGATTGCCCACATGGCGAAAGACCCTGTTCAGGGGCCCGAGGGAAGGTTCGACGTCATCTTCGACCCGCTCGCCTTCGCGAACCTGCTCAGCTACATGGGCTTCATGCTCTCAGCCTACGCGGCCGAGGCGGGCTTCTCGTTCCTGGCCGGAAAGCTCGGCCAGAAGGTCGCGAGCGAGCTGGTAACGCTCAAGGACGTTGGAAACCTGCCCAACGGCTACGGCACGAGGAAGTTCGACGACGAGGGCGTTCCGACGAGGGAAACCACCGTCATAGAGAACGGGACATTCAAGACGTTCCTCCTCAACACGAGCCTCGCCAAGAAGTACGGAACGGAGACAACCGCCAACGCCGGCTTGATAATGCCGAGGCCCTGGAACCTCGTTCTCGAACCGGGCGACTACTCCAAGGCCGAGCTGTTCAGCGAGGTTAAGCGGGGCATCTACATCACCAACGTCTGGTACACGCGCTTCCAGAACTACGTTACAGGGGATTTCTCGACGATACCGCGCGACGGAATCTTCCTGATTGAGAACGGCGAGTTCAAGCCGATACGGAACATTAGGGTGAGCGACAACCTCCAGAGGATTCTGAGCAACGTCGTGGCGATAGGCAACGAGCCGTTCCAGGTGCACTGGTGGGAGGTTTCGAGGCCCGTAATCACGCCCTACGTCCTCGTCAAGGACGTCGGCATAACGAGGGCGACGAAGTGA
- a CDS encoding TldD/PmbA family protein has translation MELLEFAVEKALELGASYAEARYEEKSGTHLAMKNGSPEGMGIEADRGIGIRVLANGGMGFASTNVLTKESVAEAVKRAVKLAKAASQVRNEPIEFSDEDFHRVSYKVKMKKDFRDISPEEKLEILRKIEEEVKATGVNVPMRYLMYSDQLWKKVFVNSEGAYVKSKIPRVSVVYNLVVFENGQMEQAPFVQRAFSGGFELIEKDEPWNWAVKDVKALKRLITEGKKPPEGRVDLVISPEVAGIAVHESVGHPYESDRIFGREAAQAGESFVKPDMFGERIGSEVVTVIDDPTIPNSWGFYLYDDEGVKARPRYLIRNGIITEFLTNREYAAKLGQRSNAAARAINYNREPIVRMANTYLAPGDHSFEELIEDVKLGVYMVSFNEWNIDDRRYQQRYIGREAYLIENGEIKHPVRRPILEITTRALWSSVDAVGKDVEFYPGTCGKGEPGQGVPVWMGGAHARLRDIPLRRP, from the coding sequence ATGGAGCTTTTGGAGTTCGCGGTCGAGAAGGCCCTTGAGCTTGGCGCTTCCTACGCCGAGGCCCGCTACGAGGAGAAGAGCGGGACTCACCTGGCCATGAAGAACGGTTCTCCCGAGGGAATGGGCATCGAGGCCGACAGGGGAATAGGGATAAGGGTCCTCGCCAACGGCGGAATGGGATTCGCGAGCACGAACGTCCTAACTAAGGAAAGCGTCGCCGAGGCCGTTAAGAGGGCCGTCAAGCTGGCGAAGGCCGCTTCCCAGGTCAGAAACGAGCCGATTGAGTTCAGCGATGAGGACTTCCACCGCGTTTCCTACAAGGTCAAGATGAAGAAGGACTTCCGCGACATTTCCCCTGAGGAGAAGCTCGAAATCCTCCGGAAAATCGAGGAGGAAGTCAAGGCCACCGGTGTCAACGTGCCGATGCGCTATTTAATGTACTCCGACCAGCTCTGGAAGAAGGTCTTCGTCAACAGTGAAGGTGCCTACGTGAAGAGCAAAATCCCGCGCGTTTCCGTGGTTTACAATCTCGTCGTCTTCGAGAACGGCCAGATGGAGCAGGCGCCCTTCGTCCAGAGGGCCTTCTCCGGCGGTTTCGAGCTAATTGAGAAGGACGAGCCTTGGAACTGGGCGGTGAAGGACGTCAAAGCCCTGAAGAGGCTCATCACGGAGGGCAAGAAGCCACCGGAGGGAAGGGTTGACCTCGTCATAAGCCCGGAAGTTGCTGGTATAGCGGTTCACGAGAGCGTCGGCCACCCCTACGAGTCCGACAGGATTTTCGGCAGGGAAGCCGCTCAGGCAGGGGAGAGCTTCGTCAAGCCCGATATGTTCGGCGAGAGAATCGGGAGCGAGGTAGTCACTGTCATAGACGACCCGACGATTCCGAACAGCTGGGGCTTCTATCTGTATGACGACGAGGGCGTGAAGGCGAGACCGCGCTACCTGATTAGGAACGGAATCATAACCGAGTTCCTAACCAACAGGGAGTACGCGGCAAAGCTCGGCCAGCGCTCGAACGCGGCCGCGAGGGCGATAAACTACAACCGCGAGCCGATAGTGAGGATGGCCAACACCTACTTAGCCCCCGGTGACCACTCCTTCGAAGAGCTGATTGAGGACGTAAAGCTCGGCGTCTACATGGTGTCCTTCAACGAGTGGAACATAGACGACAGGCGCTACCAGCAGAGGTACATCGGCAGGGAAGCCTACCTCATCGAGAACGGCGAGATAAAGCACCCTGTCAGGAGGCCAATCCTTGAGATAACCACGAGAGCCCTTTGGAGCAGTGTTGACGCCGTAGGCAAAGACGTTGAGTTCTACCCCGGAACCTGTGGCAAGGGTGAGCCGGGGCAGGGCGTCCCCGTCTGGATGGGTGGAGCGCACGCGAGGCTTAGGGACATACCCCTGAGGAGGCCGTGA
- a CDS encoding MazG nucleotide pyrophosphohydrolase domain-containing protein, whose product MEIREFQEMIREIYFHKDSKRGVEKTFLWFVEEVGELSEAIRKNDREAMEEEFADVLAWLASLANLLGVDLEEAAKKKYPGVCPYCGKRPCECEEKF is encoded by the coding sequence ATGGAAATCAGGGAATTCCAGGAGATGATTCGGGAGATTTACTTCCACAAGGACTCTAAGAGAGGAGTGGAGAAAACCTTCCTCTGGTTCGTCGAGGAAGTGGGAGAGCTGAGCGAGGCGATAAGGAAGAACGACCGCGAGGCGATGGAGGAAGAATTTGCCGACGTTCTGGCGTGGCTCGCGAGCCTTGCAAACCTGCTTGGCGTTGACCTGGAGGAGGCCGCAAAGAAAAAATATCCCGGAGTCTGCCCCTACTGCGGGAAGAGGCCCTGTGAGTGCGAGGAGAAGTTTTAA
- a CDS encoding aspartate/glutamate racemase family protein, translated as MKRIGLIGGTTPESTCYYYRNYIRLSREKFGPFTFPELIVYSINFDEFLNAPDGWEGRKRILINAARALERAGAEVIALTANTPHIVFPDVQRAVSVPMVSIIDALIEEMKRRGVRKVLLLGTKTTMTADFYREALLKAGFEVVVPEGDEIEEVNRIIFEELAFEDLRSKPYLLSLVERYREERGIEGVILGCTELPLAIRPGDVPVEVFDTAEIHMRKLIEVASE; from the coding sequence ATGAAGAGGATCGGGCTCATCGGTGGGACGACGCCTGAGTCGACGTGTTACTACTACAGGAACTACATCCGCTTGAGCCGGGAAAAGTTCGGCCCCTTCACCTTCCCCGAGCTGATAGTCTACTCGATAAACTTCGATGAGTTCCTCAACGCCCCCGATGGCTGGGAGGGAAGAAAGAGAATTCTAATAAACGCCGCAAGGGCCCTCGAGAGGGCGGGGGCTGAGGTAATAGCGCTCACCGCGAACACGCCTCACATAGTCTTTCCCGACGTCCAGAGGGCTGTAAGCGTTCCAATGGTCAGCATAATCGACGCCCTCATCGAGGAGATGAAGCGGAGGGGAGTGCGGAAGGTTCTCCTTCTCGGGACGAAGACAACTATGACCGCTGATTTTTACCGGGAGGCACTTCTCAAGGCGGGATTCGAAGTAGTTGTGCCTGAGGGGGATGAGATCGAAGAAGTGAACAGGATAATCTTCGAGGAGTTAGCTTTCGAAGATCTCAGGAGCAAGCCCTACCTCCTGTCCTTGGTGGAGAGGTACCGGGAGGAGAGGGGGATTGAAGGCGTAATCCTCGGCTGCACAGAGCTTCCCCTCGCGATAAGGCCCGGCGACGTCCCCGTTGAGGTCTTTGACACGGCGGAGATTCACATGCGCAAACTGATTGAAGTCGCGAGCGAGTGA
- a CDS encoding cob(I)yrinic acid a,c-diamide adenosyltransferase produces the protein MPVTTKTGDKGLTGLFTGERIVKHSMIMEANGTIDELDSFIGEAKHYVPEEMREILEKVQVQLYDLMAELASKGKYAKVGDNEIRWLEELTRKYEDELQLRAFVLPGSTVASAKLDVCRAIARRAERKVAKLYLEVGIGEKALVYLNRLSDLLFVMARLIEKRERKLKEVK, from the coding sequence ATGCCCGTGACGACCAAGACCGGCGATAAGGGATTAACCGGCCTCTTCACCGGCGAGAGGATCGTTAAGCACTCCATGATAATGGAGGCAAACGGGACGATTGACGAGCTCGACAGCTTCATCGGCGAGGCAAAGCACTACGTGCCTGAGGAGATGAGAGAAATCCTCGAAAAGGTCCAGGTCCAGCTCTACGACCTCATGGCAGAACTCGCGAGCAAGGGAAAGTACGCGAAGGTCGGGGATAATGAGATTCGCTGGCTCGAAGAGCTTACGAGGAAGTACGAGGACGAGCTCCAGCTCAGGGCCTTCGTCCTGCCTGGCTCAACGGTGGCGAGTGCGAAGCTCGACGTCTGCAGAGCGATAGCGCGAAGGGCCGAGCGGAAGGTCGCGAAGCTCTACCTTGAGGTCGGCATAGGAGAGAAGGCGCTCGTCTACCTCAACAGGCTCAGCGATTTGCTCTTCGTGATGGCGAGGCTCATAGAAAAGCGCGAGAGGAAGCTGAAGGAGGTCAAATAG
- a CDS encoding roadblock/LC7 domain-containing protein, which translates to MSAVDLVMGKILTDMLEIDGVIGTIVVDKDGLVIESAMKKNLDREAIAGVLHELVSAIKLMGDQFGAGELREAILEFKNARMFTNPIGSDYYLIVIGDADLNLGRMKLELRKVLPKLEEMLY; encoded by the coding sequence ATGAGCGCGGTGGACCTCGTGATGGGTAAAATACTCACGGACATGCTGGAAATCGACGGGGTCATAGGAACGATAGTGGTCGACAAGGACGGCCTCGTCATCGAGTCGGCGATGAAGAAGAACCTCGACCGCGAGGCCATCGCCGGGGTCCTCCACGAGCTCGTTTCTGCCATAAAGCTGATGGGCGACCAGTTCGGGGCAGGGGAGCTCAGGGAGGCCATTCTCGAGTTCAAGAACGCCAGGATGTTCACCAACCCGATAGGAAGCGACTACTACCTGATAGTCATCGGCGACGCCGACCTCAACCTCGGCAGGATGAAGCTTGAGCTCAGGAAGGTCCTTCCGAAGCTCGAGGAGATGCTCTACTGA